The Paenibacillus polymyxa M1 DNA segment TCATGCCAATAATGGCTATTTGTTCGTGTTTTACACTGCCTGTGTCTATAACTGTCCTACTGGCATGATGGTTTTCTTCCTTTGGCAGAGTCGGCAATGATAATTCGCTATCAGTATGCAAAGATGCGGGAACGAAGTTTTCTTCCGGCTCCAGCCGTCTTCCAAGTCCTGTCCACCATACGCATTCCTCATAGTAGTCAGCAATAAAATATTCCGCTACCGCTTCCAACGTCTGATATTCAAAAAACAGGGTCATCGAGATTTCACCAAAAACTCCTTGAAGCTTTTGGTTGAGCCTTGTAATCATGATGGAGTCTATGCCGTAGCTCTCCAAAGGCTCACTGACATCAATCTTTTCAATGCTCAGCTTAGTCACTTCTCCAAACAATACTTTAAGCTGGTGCAAGGTTTTTTCCAGAAGCAGCTCAGGATTTATCGGTGAAGAAGCTGTCTCTTCAACATATAATTTTTCCTGTGGCTGAGGCTCCAATAGATGCTTCCGCAATCTGGGCAAATCCCCCTCTATCACCAGTACCTGCTTCTGGCCAGAGGCTAGGCTATCATATAAAGCCTTGACGCCGTTTGCAGTTTGCATGGCCACCATGCCAATACTTTGCCAAACCATCTCCGTTTCGGCATCCGCATGCATTCCTCCATCCTTCCAGAGCGGCCAATTGACAGACAGCGTCTGCCCTTTGCGTTCCTTGGAAGAGACGAGGCTGTTTCGATATAAGGCATAGGCATCCATAAACGCATTTGCTGCAGCATAATCGGCCTGACCAGGATTGCCCATAATCCCTGCGATGGATGAGAAGAAAATGAAGAAATCAAGGTCTAGCTCCTTCGTCGCCTGATCCAGGTTGACCAATCCGGCTACTTTGGGAGCCATTACTTCCTTGAACTCTTCCTGCGTCTTATGAATGATAAAACGATCCTGTATCACCCCTGCACTATGGAGGATGCCATCAAGCCCTCCATGCTCCTCTTGGATCTTTAGGATCAGTTGCGAGACCTCTTCCTTTCGGGATACGTCCGCTCGTTTGTACTCTACGCGGGCTCCCAGCACCTTCAACTCCTCCAGTATGGTCTGCTTGCCTTCGTCAAGTATTGAACGCCCTACCAGGACTAGCGTAGCTTCTTGGACTCGCCGGGCGATATCTCTCGCAAAAACAAGTCCTAATCCTCCTGCACCGCCCGTAATCAAATAAATCCCCCGATCTTTCCAGGGCACTCTTCCCGGAGTTTTAGGGGCTTTCATTTCATTCCAGCTGAGAACCAGACGTTTACCGTTCTCATACTGTATCCTTTTGTCTTTGGGGTATTGGCTGTTCTCTTTTAATTTCTCAACGATCTCTTCCAAACCTGTAGCTTCCAATTCAACGAATTGCCCTACGATTTTTGGGTTTTCCTTTTCGGCTGTTTGCAGCAATCCCAAAAGCCCAGCAAAGAGCTGCTGTCCGCTTTGGGAGGAAGCAGCAATCTGTATCAGTACGCTGCCCCTCAAGTTCTCTTTGAGGAGCATTTGCACTTCCGCAAGCAGTTGAAGGGCATAGCCCTGAAAGCGTTCATCCATGCCGGTTTGACCGGCATGGAGCTTGATGCATCGGGTTCCTTTTAAGAGCGCTTCAATGCTTCGCTCCGAGATATGATCGAGTTCGCAAAGCACCACCAGATGTTGGCTAAATTCAGGGAGAGTCGCTTTTTGGAGTGCAGCTTGCTCTTTCCATGAAGGCTCAAGCATAAGAATTCCTGTATTCGCCAGGGCCCCCGCCTCGGCCCCTGCTTTGCTTTGCAGGGTACCGTGTGAAGCCATTTGAGCTTGAACTTGGCGTATTCTGAAAATAGCCTCCTCTTTCTGCATCCGTCCGCTTTTTACCTCGCCCAGAATATTTTGAAAAAAGTCCTTCATCTTCGATTGCCTCCCAGCATGTAGAAACTTCTCATTTACGTGTGAATATATTGAAGATTTCGTTGGCAGCCTCATCAACAGACATGGCATCGTTCATCATTTCATCCAAGAGTCTGCCACACAATTGATCATCAAAATCTACATTGCTTTCATTTTGCGGCAGTAATGCATGGGCTTTTAATTGATCCTTGCTTTCAGAAGTCCAGTAATGCTCTTTTGCAAATGGATAGGTTGGCAAGCTGATACGGCGAGGTACCTTGCCAGTATAAAGTTTGTTCCAATCCAAATTTAGCCCTTTGGCCCACAGCTCCAGAAGCTTTGTATATTTCCTTTTGGAAATCCAATGTTCAATCAGTTGCTGCAGGTCTTCGTCCCCCGTAAAAATGGACAACGCTTCTTTGTTGCGCTTCACCTGACCTCTATACAGGTTGAGCATGTGGTGGCGTCCGGCCACAAATTCCTTTAATTTCTCCTCAAGATCTGTGATCGAATCCACAAGCATGGCTAGACGCTCCTCCATCGGTTCGCGTCCCACCTGGAGCGTATAGGCAATATCCAATATGCTAGCAGAGGATAACTGACCCTGAAGAGCCTCAAGCAATTGTCGTCCTTTTTCCTTAAGCTGCTCCTCACTCTTGGCTGATAGCACGATCATGGCAGGTCCCTGAGAAGCAGATTCTATTCCTGATGGCTCCTGGACCTCGGGAATATACTCTTCAATCACGATATGAGCGTTGGCCCCTCCTGCACCGAAAGACGATATTCCAGCCCGTCTCGGATACTCTTCAGTGATTCCATCCGTTGTAATTACCGGTCTCTTCCATTCTTCTAGGCTCTGCTGAACGACAAAAGGAGTATTGGTGAAATGAATTTCACGATTCAACTTCCTAGAATGTAAAGATGGTACTAACTGGCGATGCTTAAGCTGCAACAATATTTTAGTTACTCCTGCAATGCCTGCTGCGCTCTCAGTGTGACCAATATTGGATTTGACCGACCCTATGGCGCAGAACTGCTTGTCTTGTGTGAATTTCTCAAAAGCCCTGGTCAATCCTGCAATTTCAATAGGATCTCCCAAAGCCGTGCCGGTTCCATGGGCTTCAATATAACTGATGGTTCTTGCATCAACATTCGAACGCTGGAGCGCCGCCTCGATCAGCTGAGATTGAGCTTGAGGGCTAGGCACTGTATAACCACTGGTTTTACCTGAAGCATTGAGCATGCTCCCTTTGATGACACCATAAATATGATCACCGTCTGCAATGGCCTTCTCCAGCGGCTTTAACACGATAGCGCCGACGCCCTCCCCATCAACGAATCCATCCGCTTGGTCTCCAAACGACTTACATTCGCCACTTTTGGAAAGCATCGTCATTGCTGACAGCTTGATATAGTGGATTGGGTCTACGATCAAATTGACCCCTCCGACAATAGCGCACTCGCTGATACCGCTATACAGACTTTCCAAAGCTAGATGGATCGCCGTCAATGAGGAAGAACAAGCGGTATCGATAGTCATACTTGGACCTTGGAAATCCAAATGATAGGATATCCGATTGGAAATGGAATTGTATTGAGGTCCCAAACCGTAATTCCCATTCATTACGCCCGCAAATACGCCCACTTTTCGACTCTCACAAAGATTGGCAGGGGTATATCCGGCATCCTCAATACTTGCATATGCGGCTTCCAGAAAGAGCCGTTCTTGCGGGTCCATAGTTTCAGCTTCTGCAGGAGAAATCTTGAAAAATAGCGGATCAAATAAATCAATTCCATCGATAAAGCCGCCTGATTTCGTATAGATGGTGCCTCGTTTTCCTTTTTCTTCGTCAAAGTAGGTCTTCCAATCCCAACGGTCTTTCGGAATTTCAGTGATGCAGTTTTTGCCCTCTTTTAGGTTGTTCCAATATTCCTCTACATTACGAGCTCCTGGATAGCGCCCTGACAAGCCCACAATCGCAACATCTCTGATATTAGAGGAGTGCTCCTTCGGCTTCTCACCTTTGCTGACAGACGGCTTAAGGAAGCGTCCTTCCCGTACAAAGCTCATTGGGGCCATATCGATTACCTGTGGAGCAGGTACCTCTACCACTCTGGAAGTTTCTTCGCTCATCTCTGTCTCCTTCATACCTACCAGCTTCTTCAACGAATCCCTTTGCGTTTGAAGCAGGTACGCTACCAGATCATCTATGGTGTTGTACTCAAAAAACAGGGTGCTGGCAAAATCCTCGATGACCTCACGCAAAACATTGGTGATTTGCACAACCAATATCGAGTCGATCCCGTACTCTTCCAGGGCAACCGTAGAGTCGATGCTTCCCGGTTCCATTTTTAGTGTTTCGCCAAGTAAATTTTTAAAGTAGGCCGTACTTTTGCTGCGCAGCACATTTTCTGATTCTGCCTGTACTGCCTCTCTTTTGGGCTGAGCTGATTGTTTCATTGATCCTGCTTCAACAGTCCTATTCTCTATCGATATGGTTTTCTGCTTTGGATGTCGCTTTTGCCGAACCAAGCCATCGCTTTGGGCTGCAACGATCTGCTGGCCCCAATCATGCGCCTCCTGCGCTGGGAAGAACGCTGTGTGAAAGCCTTCTTTGGCCAATACGCTTTTCCATACGTGAGGATACAGCCCAGGGCAGCCGGGAATACGCAATTCCGAATCCTCATAAGCCCACCAGCCATCCAGCAATCCGAAGGTAAGATGGGTAAACACACTGCTGCCCATGAGTTCATTTAACAGAAGCAGGCCGTTGCTTTTCAAAACCGCTTTCGCATTGCGCAATGCCTGGCGGATATCTTTTGCCGTATGAAGTACATTGGCAGCAATGACAATATCATATTTACCCGCATCAATACCTTGTCCAGCAATAGGTTCTTCCACATTAAATATTCGATAACTGAGATACGGATTGTCTGGCCCATACTCTTTTTCTGCGTGCATCAAAAAGGCCTTCGAAATATCGGTATAACAATATTCCTGAATGTGTTTGCGATATGGCCGTAATTTGAGAAATACGGCGCTGCTGGTTCCTCCGGTGCCTGCTCCGATTTCGACAATTCTGATTTCTGCAGCGGAGTTGTTCATAATTCTCTGCTGAACATAGGCGGCAATCGTATCGGAAAGAACTTCATTAAAATAGTCGGCGACCAGACTGTTCTTATAAATCCCTTCCACCAGCTCCATAGAGGAATTGGGGAACATGATTTCCGTGGCAGGACATTTGCCGGTAATAATTTCAGGCAAAGCCCGCAGCGTTGTCTCAACCAAATGTACCCTTGCTCGCATCTGCGGATATTTCAGCCATGTGTGCTTGTGCTCTTCCCATTCCTGCCAGACATCCTCTCTATAAGTCGAGCTGGAATCATTTCCACCTGTAAGGGCATCATTCATCCGTGCCAAAATCTTTACGCTCTCTCCTAGCCATTTGCCATATAACTCAGGCAGCCCATGCTTATGTTTAAACTCGTCGACAGACTGACGATCTGTCCCTGACAGCCCCATAGACAAAAGTTGCCCCTGCATTAGTTTGCACAATAGGTGTTCCAATTCCCTTTCCTGCAGGCTGCCAGCATCCTCTGCCGCATAGTCCTCGGCAAACTGGACTTTTGATTTGATCATAGCAGCAATACTTTCTTGTATATCCCGAAGATCGGGATCCGTGTTGTGCGGGTACAGGTCAATGGCTTCCGCCGGATTAGTCCCTTCCAAATCTAGATGTTTTGTTGTTTTCATCAGCCCTACTTGATTCAGCGGGGAAGCAAGCAACGTCTCAAGTGCCTCCATCCCCTCTTGAGGCTCAATAAGTCCAACACCGATCTGCGCTAGTCTTGAGTAATTTTCCACCTCTTGCTGCCTGTCTTGGGAAGCATTGTTCTCGTCGTTCCCCCAGTATCCCCAGTTCATGACTTTCACCGGACAACGCCATTCCTGTGAGAGCCGCTGCGCAAACGCATCCTTAAAGGTACATCCGGCAGCATAGCTACTTTGTCCCGGGTTTTTTACATAGGCAATAATGGAAGAGAAAAACAACACGAAATCCAGCGGTTCATTTTGGAAGACCTGAGCCATGCGTACACTGACATCGACCTTTGCCGAAAGCCCGGACCGGAGCCCTTCCTCCGTCAAGTCTTCCAATCCCTTCTCCAAAAAGGCAATGGCAGAGTGAACTACGCCGTTGATCTTGGAGTAACGCTGCTTTATCTCCTCATATGCTCCCTGCAGCGACCTTTCATCTGCTGCATCTGCCGTAATATAGCATGGAACAGGCCCGTGGCCTTTAAATTCGTCCAATTTAGCCTGGATGGATGCATCCTTTGGCCTTCTGCCTATCCACACCATCTGGGCCTGATAGGTCGAAGCCATATACTTGCTCCATGCCACTCCGATGTTGCCTGCACCACCGATAACCACATAGACGCCTCCGGTTTTGTACAGCGTCTGTCCGTTTGAGCCTGGAGTCTGTTTAAACGGAATCAGCTGCTGGCGATACCACTGCCCGCCTCTGAAAACCCACATCCGTCCCTGACGGTCTGAAGGCAGCGTAAATAGTTCGGATAACGGCCAGTCATAGTCGGATTGCAGGTCTATAATACGAACCTTCCAGTTCGGATATTCTTTGGCCATCGTGCCTACCAACCCATGGAAACTTGCGTGGGCCGGGTGGACTGTATCATCCTGATCGATCGACTGAGCCTGGGTGGTTATAGTTGTCCAGCCTAGCTTTTTCGTTCCATACCCCAGTAGGAGCAGCGCCTTGACTAATCTAAAGAAGAGCAAGACTCCTGGCTTCTGTTCGTCAATCAAGGATTCAGCAGTGACCGATTCGACGGAACTACAAGGTGCAATCCACAAAATGTGGTCAACTGCTCCATATTCTTCGACCTTTGAGGCAACCGTTTCTATGGAATCCTGCGCCTGTAGCTCCAAAAAATGCGCCTTCGGATAGTATTCCCGGATAGCCTGTCTATCTTTGTCTGTACCACCTGCAATGACCATTCGGTCTATCGACGATGGGAAAGCTGTATCTTTTTTAAGCGCAACCGGGTCCCATTTGGGGATGAGCATAACGGCTCCTACAAGCGGATCGGCGGCATGATCTCCTGCGACTACACCTTGTGCATGCTCAGTGCGGATATCTCCGTCCAGCGCCCGGGTGGATAGTCCCGTTATTCTGACACAAACGTTCCCTTCCTCATCACATAAGTCGATATTGAGCTTCTGTACCTTGTCCTCTTTCTTACTGCCCTCGCTGTATTGAATCAACGACCACATATTCTGGGTGCATCCCCCATGGATTTCGACCTCTTGAAGAGCGAATGGCATAGAAGGGGTATTTGGTACCTTGCTGTCCGGTAGCCCTCCATCTTGCCCCATGATTAATCCGATCGATGCATGCAAGGCCGCATCCATTAAGCTAGGGTGAAGAACAAAGCTGTCAGCCGAATCAGAGAGCATGGAGGGCAGTGCCAGCTTGACCAGTACCTTGCCCGGACGTGAGTACACTTTCTCCACACATTTGAAGGCTGGGCCGTAATCCATCCCGATTTTTTGGAAGATATCGTAGCAGCGCGCCCCCTCAAATCCGTGTGGATCAAATTCTGCCTGTAATGCCTCAAGGTTAAGCACTAGCTTTTGTTCCACGTTAAACTGCACCGCATTGCCCTGGCTGTGCACGGTATGTCCGATATTGCTTCCTTCTTGCTCACTATACACTTCAAAGCTGATTTTTCCGGCGTCTTCCAAGAATAGTCCGGTGTGTACTGAGAATGGCCGATCTTCCACCACAATTGGCCGAATCCAGTTTACATTTTTCAACCGGATTCCTGTTGCGCAGTTGTCCTCATCTCCTATAGAGCGTTCCACAGCCGCCCGCACTATCTCAAGATAAGCGACACCTGGTAGAACCCGTTGGCCTTTTACCGTATGATCCCTGAGGAAAAACTCCTCGCCTGTAAACGTTGAGCTGAACCGCTGCTTCAAGAAGTTTGAAGTGTTGTGATGCAGTAAAGGTGACAAAAATGTAGACTGACCGAGAGCGGCTGTCATGCCATCGATCTTTACCTGGTTTACGGGCACCCAATAGCTTTCCCTGGCAAAAGGATAGGTTGGCAAACTAATCCTGCGAGGCTTCACTTCCCCATAAAGCCTGTTCCAGTCCAACAGCAATCCCGTCGCCCAAAGCTCGGCGAGTTTTCCATATTTACCTTTGCTCACCCATGCACCCACCATTTTAGCCATATCCTCATCGATTTCCTGAGTGACCAATACTCCTTTGTTGCGCTTTACCTGTCCTCTATACAGCTCTTCTATACCTTCCTTTTTCAGCAGGAAGCTTTCCAATTTCCAATCCAGCTCTTGGATGGAGGTGGCAATGATCGCAAGCCGTTCTTCCATCGCTTCTCGTCCGATCTGCAACGTGTAGGCGATATCTGCGAGACCTATACGCGGGTCATTCAGCTCTCTGATGGCAGATAGCAATCTTTGGGCCTGCTCGTTCAGTCTTTCCTTGTTCTTGGCCGATAGCACAATCATGGCAGGATTAAGCGACGCAGGAGCAGCTTGCAGCTGAGCAGTCTCTGCTGGAATGTATTCTTCGATTACCACATGAGCGTTAGATCCGCCTGCCCCGAAGGCCGAGACTCCTGCCAGCCTTGGGTATTCCCTGATTTCGCCATCGATGGATACGACAGGTCTTTTCCATTCCTCTAATTCCTGCTGAACTTTAAAAGGGCTATCACTAAAATCGATATTGGGATTTAACTTGCTTGAATGCAGCGAAGGTACCAATTGTTTATTTTTCAACTGCAACAGCACCTTTGTCACCGCGGCAATACCAGCTGCGCTCTCACAATGTCCGATATTAGACTTGGCAGACCCGATTGAACAGAACTGCTTGTCTCTGGTATATTCCCGGAACACCTTTTGTAAGCCCGCAATTTCAATCGGATCACCCAGAG contains these protein-coding regions:
- a CDS encoding SDR family NAD(P)-dependent oxidoreductase — its product is MDPKDIFRAVQTGEINSEDAEKQLLQFMGGLSDEFLEESLAARSEESSLEELSLSLQPLDSFHGPEKESNGETEVPPVVQLQEFEHGIVLLTMKDTVHKNTFSNELIIGLNQAFETVQANENYKVVILTGYDTYFATGGTQEGLLAIHEGKAKYSDTNVYKIALDCKLPVIAAMQGHGIGAGWCMGMFCDFIVMSRESIYTTNFMKYGFTPGAGSTLIFPEKFGVSMAQEILFTGTRYSGSELESKGTPFPVLPRNEVVPYAMQLARKLSESPRESLIELKNHMAQPIREKLAATIEKEIKMQDKTFVNQQEVKERIQTAYGQQSNSDDTHKPLKQADLKKNVSRIPHGQEKDSIAIIGMAGQFPKSKTLTEFWDNLAQGRDCISEIPSTRWSIDDYYDTDPKVEGKTYSKWMGVLEDIDRFDPLFFNISPAEAEMMDPQQRLFLESSWKCIEDAGLNPASLSGSRCGVFVGCAASDYGRSMSGQGLNAQVLIGGAPSILSARISYLLNLKGPSLAIDTACSSSLVAIAEACNSLVLETSDLALAGGVMIMAGPGMHVMTSKAGMLSKDGRCFTFDARANGFVPGEGVGVVLLKRLSDAIRDKDSIHGVIRGWGMNQDGKTNGITAPSVNSQISLEREVYQRFNINPETISLVEAHGTGTKLGDPIEVEGLTESFRSYTSKKGYCALGSLKSNMGHMLTAAGVAGVMKVLLAMKHQQLPPTINFEALNEHISLEESPFYINTGLQKWESKPGTPRRASVSAFGFSGTNAHMVIEEYVPVASEMKLDPVDQDNPVLFVLSAKSEQALKAYAADMMDFVKLHENANLSDLTYTLQVGRDAMNWRLAFLTDSRGNLIDELEHFVNGNSSDKVLTGQVDDARDGIELFDSDEDTGTLVRTWLQNRRLDKVAKLWANGASIEWDALYGEIKPQRISLPTYPFERERYWLSETDMGQENINPVMAAQIHPLLHQNTSDLSGQRYDSTFTGREFFLADHRILGQPTLPGVAYLEMVRAAVEEAAGDVMEGETHIQLKNVVWAQPIVVANKPVRVHTSLYPQEDGAIAFEIYSRVGEDAEGIIHSQGIAVLERSGESQYLDLNVLQAECIRSSLSSSQCYEAFRTMGIDYGPGHRGIETIFQGKDYVLAKLSLPSNVSHTQSEFVLHPALMDSALQATIGLVMDREEHVPEGKLSVPFALHELKIFEKCTSVMWARISRQANEETLNGLSMVHIDLCDETGKICVQLKGLSSRELEEGVAQADFVEHVGTLMLEPVWEEKAVPAGENAFDDIRHIVILCEFEGIAGEDIAARMDGTRCIVLQSSSTDLDARFEDYTIQIFEELQTMMLDIHKPKTLLQIAVPARNDQQVYSGFFAMLQTAQKENPSIMGQLLELDAKDGPEGIIEKLQENRYSQYNERIRYHGDKRQALKWQEIETLCEDPVRPWKDGGTYLITGGLGGLGLIFARDIVCNVKNSTVVLAGRSPLSADKQSLLSELEAREGHIEYRQVDVGQKEAVTELINGIVEQFGGLNGILHTAGVIRDNFIIKKTIEEVREVLTPKVSGLIHLDQASRALPLDFFILFSSGAGSLGNVGQIDYSAANGFMDAYASYRNALVAGKQRHGHTLSINWPLWKDGGMHVDGETEKAMQGLGMIAMETENGIKALYQSLSSGKSQVMVIEGYPQTIKAAILGQSSGTEISGRSGLEDGEAAVIGEEWLKEKAEDYLKTLLSAVIKLPAESINVNAPMDRYGIDSILVMQLTNELEKTFGSLPKTLFFEYHNLRSLTGYFLESHRGRLVDVLKAQEKNIAPHKVANKPAKAAIEPLASLAAGRKRTWPLPTSTQPHREKKGLEIAIIGVSGRYPGAADIDEFWRNLRDGKDSITEIPKERWDHSLYFNETKGKLGKTYSKWGGFIDGVDWFDPLFFNISPREAETMDPQERLFLECVYETIENAGYTRETLCADRGLGGMEGNVGVYVGVMYHEYQLYGAQEQAKGNMLGLLGNASAVANRVSYFCNFHGPSIAVDTMCSSSLTAIHMACHGLQHGECELAVAGGVNVSVHPNKYLLLGQGSFASSNGRCESFGQGDGYVPGEGVGALLLKPLAKAIADGDRVYGIIKGTAVNHGGKTNGYTVPNPNAQASVIGQAIQEAGINPRTISYIEAHGTGTPLGDPIEIAGLQKVFREYTRDKQFCSIGSAKSNIGHCESAAGIAAVTKVLLQLKNKQLVPSLHSSKLNPNIDFSDSPFKVQQELEEWKRPVVSIDGEIREYPRLAGVSAFGAGGSNAHVVIEEYIPAETAQLQAAPASLNPAMIVLSAKNKERLNEQAQRLLSAIRELNDPRIGLADIAYTLQIGREAMEERLAIIATSIQELDWKLESFLLKKEGIEELYRGQVKRNKGVLVTQEIDEDMAKMVGAWVSKGKYGKLAELWATGLLLDWNRLYGEVKPRRISLPTYPFARESYWVPVNQVKIDGMTAALGQSTFLSPLLHHNTSNFLKQRFSSTFTGEEFFLRDHTVKGQRVLPGVAYLEIVRAAVERSIGDEDNCATGIRLKNVNWIRPIVVEDRPFSVHTGLFLEDAGKISFEVYSEQEGSNIGHTVHSQGNAVQFNVEQKLVLNLEALQAEFDPHGFEGARCYDIFQKIGMDYGPAFKCVEKVYSRPGKVLVKLALPSMLSDSADSFVLHPSLMDAALHASIGLIMGQDGGLPDSKVPNTPSMPFALQEVEIHGGCTQNMWSLIQYSEGSKKEDKVQKLNIDLCDEEGNVCVRITGLSTRALDGDIRTEHAQGVVAGDHAADPLVGAVMLIPKWDPVALKKDTAFPSSIDRMVIAGGTDKDRQAIREYYPKAHFLELQAQDSIETVASKVEEYGAVDHILWIAPCSSVESVTAESLIDEQKPGVLLFFRLVKALLLLGYGTKKLGWTTITTQAQSIDQDDTVHPAHASFHGLVGTMAKEYPNWKVRIIDLQSDYDWPLSELFTLPSDRQGRMWVFRGGQWYRQQLIPFKQTPGSNGQTLYKTGGVYVVIGGAGNIGVAWSKYMASTYQAQMVWIGRRPKDASIQAKLDEFKGHGPVPCYITADAADERSLQGAYEEIKQRYSKINGVVHSAIAFLEKGLEDLTEEGLRSGLSAKVDVSVRMAQVFQNEPLDFVLFFSSIIAYVKNPGQSSYAAGCTFKDAFAQRLSQEWRCPVKVMNWGYWGNDENNASQDRQQEVENYSRLAQIGVGLIEPQEGMEALETLLASPLNQVGLMKTTKHLDLEGTNPAEAIDLYPHNTDPDLRDIQESIAAMIKSKVQFAEDYAAEDAGSLQERELEHLLCKLMQGQLLSMGLSGTDRQSVDEFKHKHGLPELYGKWLGESVKILARMNDALTGGNDSSSTYREDVWQEWEEHKHTWLKYPQMRARVHLVETTLRALPEIITGKCPATEIMFPNSSMELVEGIYKNSLVADYFNEVLSDTIAAYVQQRIMNNSAAEIRIVEIGAGTGGTSSAVFLKLRPYRKHIQEYCYTDISKAFLMHAEKEYGPDNPYLSYRIFNVEEPIAGQGIDAGKYDIVIAANVLHTAKDIRQALRNAKAVLKSNGLLLLNELMGSSVFTHLTFGLLDGWWAYEDSELRIPGCPGLYPHVWKSVLAKEGFHTAFFPAQEAHDWGQQIVAAQSDGLVRQKRHPKQKTISIENRTVEAGSMKQSAQPKREAVQAESENVLRSKSTAYFKNLLGETLKMEPGSIDSTVALEEYGIDSILVVQITNVLREVIEDFASTLFFEYNTIDDLVAYLLQTQRDSLKKLVGMKETEMSEETSRVVEVPAPQVIDMAPMSFVREGRFLKPSVSKGEKPKEHSSNIRDVAIVGLSGRYPGARNVEEYWNNLKEGKNCITEIPKDRWDWKTYFDEEKGKRGTIYTKSGGFIDGIDLFDPLFFKISPAEAETMDPQERLFLEAAYASIEDAGYTPANLCESRKVGVFAGVMNGNYGLGPQYNSISNRISYHLDFQGPSMTIDTACSSSLTAIHLALESLYSGISECAIVGGVNLIVDPIHYIKLSAMTMLSKSGECKSFGDQADGFVDGEGVGAIVLKPLEKAIADGDHIYGVIKGSMLNASGKTSGYTVPSPQAQSQLIEAALQRSNVDARTISYIEAHGTGTALGDPIEIAGLTRAFEKFTQDKQFCAIGSVKSNIGHTESAAGIAGVTKILLQLKHRQLVPSLHSRKLNREIHFTNTPFVVQQSLEEWKRPVITTDGITEEYPRRAGISSFGAGGANAHIVIEEYIPEVQEPSGIESASQGPAMIVLSAKSEEQLKEKGRQLLEALQGQLSSASILDIAYTLQVGREPMEERLAMLVDSITDLEEKLKEFVAGRHHMLNLYRGQVKRNKEALSIFTGDEDLQQLIEHWISKRKYTKLLELWAKGLNLDWNKLYTGKVPRRISLPTYPFAKEHYWTSESKDQLKAHALLPQNESNVDFDDQLCGRLLDEMMNDAMSVDEAANEIFNIFTRK